A region from the Malus domestica chromosome 07, GDT2T_hap1 genome encodes:
- the LOC103440147 gene encoding small ribosomal subunit protein eS17x-like produces the protein MVILHFQAQHISRTHTHLPAVRLFPAPPHNSTTTMGRVRTKTVKKSSLQVIERYYSRMTLDFHTNKKILEEVAIIPSKCLCNKIAGFSTHLMKQIQKGPVRGISLKLQEEDRERRMDFVPKEFAIKIDEISVDKETLDMLSVLGMADMPGSSGSTRKLRLKFA, from the coding sequence ATGGTAATTCTCCATTTTCAAGCACAACACATCTCacgaacacacacacacttaccCGCTGTTCGTCTCTTCCCAGCTCCGCCGCACAATTCCACCACCACCATGGGTCGCGTCCGCACAAAGACAGTGAAGAAATCCTCCCTCCAGGTGATTGAGCGCTACTACTCGCGTATGACCCTGGACTTCCACACCAACAAGAAGATCCTCGAGGAAGTCGCCATCATCCCTTCCAAGTGTCTCTGCAACAAGATTGCCGGATTCTCCACCCACCTCATGAAGCAGATCCAGAAGGGCCCGGTTCGTGGCATTTCCCTGAAGTTGCAAGAGGAGGACCGCGAGCGCCGCATGGACTTTGTCCCCAAGGAGTTCGCCATCAAGATCGACGAGATCTCCGTCGACAAGGAAACCCTCGACATGCTATCCGTTCTCGGTATGGCTGACATGCCTGGTTCAAGCGGGTCGACCCGGAAGCTCAGACTCAAATTTgcataa
- the LOC103439855 gene encoding uncharacterized protein: protein MKILQDKQKSTEKQFPHNDRQNGVSEVPTLDSGSVSISSNKSTKVTREDIEVVQNLIERCLRLYMNKNEVVDTLLDRARIEPGFTSLVLQKLEVENAEFFKAYYTRLKLKNQIVMYNRLLEQQYQLMKQQEPPEVPLPPMHNGMHYMPVNNLPMGYPVMQQPPFPSKGHHQINSMGTISSCHLVNGIPAQGNFHHMPLNLCQDGIKTEMVSSPVSVSNGQFPYTPSAISVLGADTSALDSAFPSHFTNLERFGIGADGGKLSGQAPWNFGLFDTAGWPNLPDLGALGNYSGSPFLPSDSDAMLDSPQQNDMVEEFFVDPGQGSQSE from the exons ATGAAGATATTGCAG GATAAACAGAAATCAACAGAAAAGCAATTTCCGCATAATGACCGACAAAATGGTGTTAGTGAGGTCCCTACGCTGGACTCTGGTTCAGTATCTATTTCCAGCAACAAGAGCACAAAAGTCACACGTGAAGATATTGAAGTT GTCCAGAATTTGATTGAAAGGTGTCTGCGATTGTATATGAACAAAAATGAAGTCGTCGATACCCTGTTAGATCGTGCTAGGATTGAGCCTGGCTTTACAAGCTTGG TACTGCAGAAATTGGAAGTAGAAAATGCAGAATTTTTCAAGGCTTACTACACGAGGCTAAAGCTGAAAAATCAAATAGTTATGTACAACCGTTTGCTCGAGCAACAATACCAGCTGATGAAACAGCAAGAGCCTCCAGAAGTTCCATTGCCTCCTATGCATAATGGAATGCATTACATGCCTG TTAACAATTTACCTATGGGATACCCCGTCATGCAGCAGCCTCCATTTCCGTCAAAGGGTCATCACCAAATCAATTCCATGGGCACCATATCGAGTTGTCATTTGGTCAATGGAATCCCTGCTCAAGGAAATTTCCACCATATGCCACTAAACTTATGTCAAGA TGGTATCAAGACAGAGATGGTTTCAAGTCCAGTATCAGTGTCCAATGGCCAGTTTCCTTACACTCCATCAGCAATATCAGTGCTAGGTGCAGACACATCGGCGCTTGACTCTGCATTTCCTTCTCATTTCACAAATTTGGAGAGGTTCGGTATTGGAGCAGATGGTGGAAAGTTATCAGGGCAGGCACCCTGGAATTTCGGGCTTTTTGATACTGCTGGATGGCCAAACTTACCAG ATCTTGGAGCACTTGGAAACTATTCGGGTTCACCCTTTCTGCCTTCCGACTCGGACGCTATGCTTGATTCTCCGCAGCAAAATGACATGG TGGAAGAGTTCTTTGTCGACCCTGGTCAAGGCTCTCAATCGGAGTAA
- the LOC103439854 gene encoding probable protein phosphatase 2C 76 isoform X2 has product MLCKSYIRSVIVQAGNIVTSTKARVHFNNTDRICVLANSWNRAFRSSLRMMVDTGATDEQGSVFDVLPDKDEDGEYTSGGCKSEGGELSCGYSSFRGKRATMEDFYDVKMSKIDGQTVCLFGIFDGHGGSRAAQYLKEHLFENLMKHPQFMTDTKLAISESYQQTDADFLDSERDIYRDDGSTASTAVLVGNHLYVANVGDSRTVISKAGKAIALSEDHKPNRSDERKRIESAGGFVMWTGTWRVGGVLAMSRAFGNRMLKQYVVAEPEIQVAVEVAKTEEEPEAAARKLTAVAFSRGSADNITCIVVKFQHDKAGPASPHQD; this is encoded by the exons ATGCTCTGCAAAAGTTACATAAGGAGTGTGATTGTTCAAGCTGGGAATATCGTAACGTCTACGAAGGCAAGGGTGCATTTCAACAATACTGATAGAATTTGCGTGCTTGCCAATTCGTGGAACCGAGCATTTAGGTCGAGTTTGAGGATGATGGTTGATACAGGCGCGACGGATGAACAGGGATCCGTTTTTGATGTGCTGCCTGACAAAGATGAGGATGGTGAATATACCAGTGGAGGGTGCAAAAG CGAAGGTGGAGAACTGAGTTGCGGTTATTCCAGTTTCAGGGGAAAAAGAGCAACTATGGAGGATTTTTATGATGTTAAAATGTCCAAAATTGATGGGCAAACGGTCTGCCTGTTTGGTATTTTCGATG GTCATGGCGGTTCTCGTGCTGCTCAATATTTGAAGGAGCATCTATTTGAGAATCTCATGAAGCATCCACAATTCATGACAGACACTAAGTTAGCTATTA GTGAATCATATCAACAGACCGATGCAGACTTTTTGGATTCTGAAAGAGATATATACCGGGATGATGGTTCTACTGCTTCAACAGCAGTCTTGGTTGGTAACCATCTATATGTTGCTAATGTTGGAGATTCACGTACAGTAATATCAAAGGCAGGAAAAG CTATTGCTTTGTCCGAGGATCATAAACCAAATCGAAGTGATGAGAGGAAGAGAATTGAGAGTGCTGGGGGTTTTGTAATGTGGACAG GCACTTGGAGAGTAGGCGGTGTGCTGGCCATGTCTCGGGCTTTTGGGAACCGCATGTTGAAGCAATATGTTGTTGCAGAACCTGAGATCCAG GTTGCTGTTGAAGTTGCCAAAACAGAAGAAGAACCCGAGGCAGCAGCTCGAAAGTTGACGGCGGTTGCCTTTTCCCGTGGCAGTGCAGACAACATAACATGCATTGTGGTGAAGTTCCAGCATGACAAAGCAGGGCCAGCCAGTCCTCACCAAGATTAG
- the LOC103439854 gene encoding probable protein phosphatase 2C 76 isoform X1, with product MLCKSYIRSVIVQAGNIVTSTKARVHFNNTDRICVLANSWNRAFRSSLRMMVDTGATDEQGSVFDVLPDKDEDGEYTSGGCKSEGGELSCGYSSFRGKRATMEDFYDVKMSKIDGQTVCLFGIFDGHGGSRAAQYLKEHLFENLMKHPQFMTDTKLAISESYQQTDADFLDSERDIYRDDGSTASTAVLVGNHLYVANVGDSRTVISKAGKAIALSEDHKPNRSDERKRIESAGGFVMWTGTWRVGGVLAMSRAFGNRMLKQYVVAEPEIQDLVVDEDFEFLVLASDGVWDVLPNEVAVEVAKTEEEPEAAARKLTAVAFSRGSADNITCIVVKFQHDKAGPASPHQD from the exons ATGCTCTGCAAAAGTTACATAAGGAGTGTGATTGTTCAAGCTGGGAATATCGTAACGTCTACGAAGGCAAGGGTGCATTTCAACAATACTGATAGAATTTGCGTGCTTGCCAATTCGTGGAACCGAGCATTTAGGTCGAGTTTGAGGATGATGGTTGATACAGGCGCGACGGATGAACAGGGATCCGTTTTTGATGTGCTGCCTGACAAAGATGAGGATGGTGAATATACCAGTGGAGGGTGCAAAAG CGAAGGTGGAGAACTGAGTTGCGGTTATTCCAGTTTCAGGGGAAAAAGAGCAACTATGGAGGATTTTTATGATGTTAAAATGTCCAAAATTGATGGGCAAACGGTCTGCCTGTTTGGTATTTTCGATG GTCATGGCGGTTCTCGTGCTGCTCAATATTTGAAGGAGCATCTATTTGAGAATCTCATGAAGCATCCACAATTCATGACAGACACTAAGTTAGCTATTA GTGAATCATATCAACAGACCGATGCAGACTTTTTGGATTCTGAAAGAGATATATACCGGGATGATGGTTCTACTGCTTCAACAGCAGTCTTGGTTGGTAACCATCTATATGTTGCTAATGTTGGAGATTCACGTACAGTAATATCAAAGGCAGGAAAAG CTATTGCTTTGTCCGAGGATCATAAACCAAATCGAAGTGATGAGAGGAAGAGAATTGAGAGTGCTGGGGGTTTTGTAATGTGGACAG GCACTTGGAGAGTAGGCGGTGTGCTGGCCATGTCTCGGGCTTTTGGGAACCGCATGTTGAAGCAATATGTTGTTGCAGAACCTGAGATCCAG GACCTAGTGGTGGATGAAGATTTTGAGTTTCTAGTGCTTGCTAGTGATGGGGTATGGGATGTGCTACCAAATGAG GTTGCTGTTGAAGTTGCCAAAACAGAAGAAGAACCCGAGGCAGCAGCTCGAAAGTTGACGGCGGTTGCCTTTTCCCGTGGCAGTGCAGACAACATAACATGCATTGTGGTGAAGTTCCAGCATGACAAAGCAGGGCCAGCCAGTCCTCACCAAGATTAG